The sequence CTCGTTGTAGGTGTTCAGGCTATCGACAGCATGCCTTTATCTGTGTTTAGTTATCAACATGTTGCTACGAGAGTAATTTTCTGATAGTTGGAAGTGCTAGCCGCCACCCGTCTCGCAAAGATAGGAGAAACTGTTGTACCATGGAACACTTTTTAGAttcaattgtttaaaatttttaattgtaactAATGAAGATAATTTGAcaattttctatttttgtttgtatttctaTGTTTTACATTTCTGTTAAACCAAAAATATACTATATTATGTTATGCAATATGTTACATGGTACAAAGTAGTCATGTACTATGGAACACATTCTCATGTACCAGAAAAACAGGGGGAAGTACGTAGCTTTAAAAGTTAACTGAAGTACCTATACAGTTTTCATttctacaaataaaaatataaattataaatcaatgatactgtattaaaatatttttacgctACATACATAGCATACCAATCTAcatagttaagtttttttttccattatgcCTGCATCAGTTTTTCTTtagtgtaaaatatatattttttcctttacaaaaaaaaagtcacaaaggTAGACTTTCCACCAAAAGGTTCCAATATCGGAGCATATTAAATGTGCTCATCGTTTGCAAGATATGCATCGAATCCATTGTTCACCTGTTGATCCTCTTCCATAGCAAAACATTCAAGCTTCTTCTTCGCCGCTATCAAATTTAAATTTAGggtacatcatcatcatcatcatcatcatcatcatcatcatcatcatcatcatcatcatcattttcAGATGATGATGCCTGAAGTTGCTTTTCCTGACtggcatttttttcttttgttggcaTAATTTTTcaggtttaaattttttaatatttacatttgcTTGATTCGCATTCAGATCATGTTTCCTTTTGATACTATATTTTTCTAGATTCATTCTTATTTATAGCCTAACCCTGGAATCAGTTTCTATCATATTCTTTCCTTGTCTTGGCCTAGGGATGTAGTACCTACAACCTACTCTGGCGATGGGGTCATACTTTGGCTTAGCACTTTACTAGTGCCTGGTATAGACTCCATAGCTTCATTAACCAACACAGATTAACTTGGGAGCATTCAATTTACTTTCGTCAGATGGTCTGCTCCTGTAGGCCTACTGAAATATCTAATGAAGATTAGCCGGCCCATCATTGGTTTGGCTTGCAGTTGCTTCGCACAAGCAAACTTGTATGCTAACTcttgcacacttttttttttttttttaagaaaagcatAGTTAATTTTTGCTACTTTCTTTTATCTAATTTAGTGAagcattttcttcttttttcaagGTTCAGCTTGTATTGAAAAGTTTCACTTTCAGAATCCCTGATTTGCGAAATTTGTCTTGACAAATTAACCAGTTTACACTTGTATACTTGGGGGTTTCTCTAACTGATCTGTTCGTTTCAAGAGGTGTCAAAACAGTTTCTACAGCCTTTCTCGTAGCATCTGGATCAAACGAGGGCCTCTTAATGCCACACTTACTTCTTGGTAAAGCGATTTGTAACCAATAAAATAGGTATAGGTTTGTACCTTGGAACATGTTTTCATGGTGCATGATGTTGTGTGTACCGAGGTACAAATGTAGCAAAAATGTACATACATGGTGGCCTAAGCTAGTGGTTAGAAGAACAATTTAATTATATCGTTTGAATCTACTCACCACAAGTTCAGTGATGATGTTGTCAAACACAGCTTTGTTTTCGGTAAATAAACATTGAAGAACGAAGCATGAAATATTTACTTTCGATACTTAAAAAACTGTTCCAAAAACACTACGCACAATATCCAGTAAAATGAGACGGAACTGCCTTCAGATATACCTAGTATCATTCTTCACAACCTACCAATGGATAAGTCGACTAGGTAGTAGCACTTCCTATAATCCGTAAACGTCCCAAGGTACACTATGCTAGTGGTACAACAGTCTCTCTTACACGTGCGCGATACTCTACAAGTTTCTCCAGGCGAATCTTGCAGCCTTTTTGAGTAACTGGTAACATAATGTATCTGTTTGTAGGAATATGTATTCCCCACAGATTGATATTCTTTCTACATTCAATTTTTCCCCCAGAAATAAACCTGTCGCCAACTGAAGCACGATTGATTTTATTGTATTTCCAGTAGCAcacaactttatttaaatttgttgtgATTGTCTCACATTATTTCCTTTCTGGGAGAGGGGAATAGTCCATCATTGCCCAAGACACTTTTTACATATTGCTGACAGCGGCAAGAAATTACTGCCACCAAAAACACCATGCAGTCCTCGGCAATAAACTGACGAACTATGTTCATTAGGCtaatagaactatgaaattttttatattgctcttcatgatatatatttttaatgttggtgCGAACATTGTAATTTGTGCCCACAATACTTATATACTTTCCTAAGAGTCACTTTCTAATGCTTTTTTGAAGGCGATaattaaatatcttaaaattacaTACAGTGTTATGtagttattacaaaaaatatatacctatacatacTGTTATGGACATTGCTATGaactattttttcaaaatttatttcctacaaaatttaaaatgaagttACCTACTTCAAGCATTCTAGCATGAATTAATGAGAAATAGTTACTAGTTAATACAAATATGTAGCCTATCCACAAATTATAAATACTAACTAATAATCCACATAATCCACCTAGTTGAAAATACATGAAACACTCCTCATAATGAATGGTGGAGTTTACTAatgtgtttatgttttttttttgtcttttcaggTGAATCATTCAAGATGGAGGCATCATGCAGTTTCCAGGACACCGAGTTTCTCTCCGGAACATGTGGAGCGAATTATTCCACCTTCATGACGCTGGTTTCTCTTATAATCGGCTCCACTAAAAATATCTCAGATCCATGTCGCCGACTCGGCAGGGATGGTTCTGAGATGCCAGAAGTCTCCACCTTCGACTATGTGGTGGTGGGTTCTGGACCAGCAGGTTCGGTGGTCGCCTCACGTCTCAGCGAGGTCCCATCGTGGTCGGTGCTGCTACTGGAGGCTGGTCCCGAGGAACCATCTGCCACCTTAGTGCCCTCCTTCTTCATGTCAGGCGCCGGCACGAAGCTGGACTGGAACTACAAGACACAACCTCACGAAAATGCCTTCCGCTCGACCAACGGTGTCGCCACTTGGCCCCGGGGAAAGGTGGTGGGTGGCACCATTATACTAGAAGGCAATATGTACACACGTGGCCACAAGAATTTATACAACAGATGGGAAGCTGAAGGAAATGTAGGTTGGGGATACGATGACCTCCTGCCATATTTTAAAAAGGGCGAATCTATCCAAACTTctgatgttgaaaaaaaataccaCGGCACCGAAGGGCCAGTATCCGTGGGTCACTTCCCATACCAGCCAAAGTTGTCGAAGGTGATCATTGAAGCTGCCAAGGAAAGAGGTTTGCCGCACAGGGACTTGACGGGATCAAACCAGACTGGGGTTTCTGTTGCGCTTGTCATGGTAAAGGATGGCCTTCGTGCCAGCCCGCCTAGAGTTTACCTTCGGCCCAACAAAGCTAGAGGAAACCTCCGTGTTTCGATGAACTCTCACGTCACCAAAGTCCTCATCGACTCGAAGACAAACACTGCACATGGAGTGCAGTTCATCGACAGCAAAGGTGTCACTAAAACTGCACTGGCCCGAAAAGAAGTTATCCTCTCAGCAGGAGCAATCGGATCTCCTCAACTTCTTCTGCTATCTGGAGTTGGTCCTGCCGAAGATCTAAAAGAATTGGGCATAGATGTGAAAAAGGATCTCCCTGTAGGCAAGAATCTTCACAATCATGTTTCTGTTACTGTAAGCTTCACTATTAATGATACTGCGACTCAAGATCTAACACAAGATGCAGTTTTGCAGTTCATTAATAACCGCACTGGCCCCTTGTCGAGTGATGGTCTCACGCAGGTCACGTTTTTCAAGAAGACTTCATATGCAGAAGATGACATTCCCGACATCCAGGGATTCTTTGACGGTTACTCTGCGGCCTGCTCGAGGACAGGGGTGGCTGGCGAGTGCTCCGATGGGAGTATCGGCCAAACATGTGGGAGGAGGAAGCTGGATTCTCGTCCCACCAACATTTATCCGCGCAGCAGGGGCTACCTCAAGCTGAACAGCACAGACCCCTTCGACTACCCCTTGATCTATGGAAACTACTTTAGTAATGAAACGGATGTGCAGGTCATCATTGAGGGTATAAAATTTATTCTAGATATGGCCAACACGAGTGCCTTGGCTGCATGGGACATACGTTTGGACACCACGCCTGTAGCTGGGTGCAAGAATTTGACGTTTGGATCTGACAAGTATTGGGAATGTGTAATCAGGACCAATACAAATGCTGAGAACCACCAAGGAGGCTCCTGCAAGATGGGGCCTGCCAACGATACAAGTGCTGTCGTCGACCCTGAGCTAAGGGTGCATGGCATATCACGGCTCAGGGTGGTGGATGCATCCATCTGCCCCATGGTTCCTAATTCGAACCTAACACCTTTCATACTAGCTGCAGCAGAAAAGTTAGCAGATATGATCAAGAAAGAAGCTTTGACTGATTACTTAAAATAAGATATTAAATATTGCTTATGTGCAGCGAGACTATTTTTTTGAGCAGATTAACAAACTAATGTAAACAAATCTTTTGtttgagatttattttatttccttcggggctaatttgttttaatagcttctatatacaaaaatttacattataagacacttttttttttatctgaaaacGTTAACGTTTAAAATAACATGGATTCAAAACAATTATGttggtttttataattttctaattctactgatatatatatatatcatatatgtatgtgtgtgtgataaGGTAATATGAATTCCTCTCTAATATGAAATACTTACCCTTAGTAAATCAgtgttaagtaaaatattttcgaaGAATTTAAATCTTCAATGACACCTACCACTGGTATTTTAATGCCAATTTGCTTGTATAGTCAATACAGAATTGTCAGATAAACCAATAATCCTTACATAAGTTGAAGAGTATCCATCCCAGTATAGTGTTTGACATGGATGTTTTACATCACATGCACAAAATGTTCATCAATTGACTGACACATTAACTGAATTTCTTTTGGAGCAAATGACCAAACTAATGCAAACAAAGATTTTATTTGAGAGATATGTTATTTCATTCGGGACTCATTTGTTTTAATAGCTTCTATATACAAAAAAGTTTGTGTTTGCTACAgaataaaatgtgaaaattttattaactCAATAACTGTTTAAATTTTGATTACGAAATTTGTGCCTGTACTGCAACTGCAAATTAATGGTTTGACTGTTGTAAAGCAATTAAAGTGCATGAAAATTAAGTGTTTAGTACTGTAACAGTAAACAAGTTTTCCCTATAACTGAGTATTCAAAAATCCTTTACGgaacataaaatatgtttaacGCAGTTATACCATGCccaaaacattgctgaaatggtgcttgaccacgtctgattgttagtaagtatgaattataaAACAGCACCCCTAAATTACAGTTAACAGTCACTTTCCTGAATTAtagtaatttaaaactatttccacAATGCAAAAACTACATCTCGGCTAATGCTTTGAGCGtttaaccaacatggcgcagaccattagtttattatttatttttttaaaaagctttaCCCAGTTACCATGTAATCGTGCAGACGTGAGCAACACCTGCTGACAACTCACTATTGCCTAAATATCACTCCTGCGAAAGAACATCaaccattgtaaaaatttatttaactttgaCAGCAAGCTTTAGTATAGAATTAGTTAAAATGGCTCTAAATCAgacatttatttcaatttaatatgtATCACTATAATAAGATTTCATTGGAGCACTGATTAACTATGTGGCTCGTTTGAAATGATAAACCGGAGGTTTCGAATGCTTCCCTACCTTCTCAACCCATTTACATCCTCAGTGAATTCTACAATCGGACACCACCATCAAGAAATGATTTTAAGGTGACAAAAGCCTTTCCAAAATTTTTcattattaagtatttttcattcatagTAACACAAATTTAGGAATCCAAATTTTAATGTTGCTAaaacacaacatattggaagtgCTTCAGTACATGTTTAATGGACTTGTTATAATA comes from Bacillus rossius redtenbacheri isolate Brsri chromosome 4 unlocalized genomic scaffold, Brsri_v3 Brsri_v3_scf4_2, whole genome shotgun sequence and encodes:
- the LOC134542264 gene encoding glucose dehydrogenase [FAD, quinone]-like, which produces MEASCSFQDTEFLSGTCGANYSTFMTLVSLIIGSTKNISDPCRRLGRDGSEMPEVSTFDYVVVGSGPAGSVVASRLSEVPSWSVLLLEAGPEEPSATLVPSFFMSGAGTKLDWNYKTQPHENAFRSTNGVATWPRGKVVGGTIILEGNMYTRGHKNLYNRWEAEGNVGWGYDDLLPYFKKGESIQTSDVEKKYHGTEGPVSVGHFPYQPKLSKVIIEAAKERGLPHRDLTGSNQTGVSVALVMVKDGLRASPPRVYLRPNKARGNLRVSMNSHVTKVLIDSKTNTAHGVQFIDSKGVTKTALARKEVILSAGAIGSPQLLLLSGVGPAEDLKELGIDVKKDLPVGKNLHNHVSVTVSFTINDTATQDLTQDAVLQFINNRTGPLSSDGLTQVTFFKKTSYAEDDIPDIQGFFDGYSAACSRTGVAGECSDGSIGQTCGRRKLDSRPTNIYPRSRGYLKLNSTDPFDYPLIYGNYFSNETDVQVIIEGIKFILDMANTSALAAWDIRLDTTPVAGCKNLTFGSDKYWECVIRTNTNAENHQGGSCKMGPANDTSAVVDPELRVHGISRLRVVDASICPMVPNSNLTPFILAAAEKLADMIKKEALTDYLK